A section of the Candidatus Manganitrophus noduliformans genome encodes:
- a CDS encoding ABC transporter ATP-binding protein → MNIIEIENADIYQGANQVFSDLSLQIAAGCQTAILGPNGAGKSTLLKLLSGEIRAASHKGSVRLFGREQWNLWEVRGQLGIVSHDLQRDYMRSVRGGEVILSGFYSSIGLYGHQAFNDAQRKRAEEVMDRLGIAALQERRFAEISAGEQRRFLLGRALVHDPGALVLDEPTSGLDLRACFQYLDLVRDLIRRGKTMLLVTHHLHEIPPEVERVILLKTGKVIADGKKADLLTGERLTALFDTPVRLAQANGWYQALPAW, encoded by the coding sequence TTGAACATCATCGAAATCGAAAACGCCGATATTTACCAAGGCGCAAACCAGGTCTTCTCCGATCTTTCGCTTCAGATCGCCGCCGGCTGTCAAACGGCCATCCTCGGCCCGAACGGGGCGGGAAAGTCGACCCTCCTTAAACTCCTCTCCGGCGAGATCCGGGCCGCTTCTCACAAGGGGAGCGTCCGGCTCTTCGGACGGGAGCAGTGGAATCTCTGGGAAGTCCGCGGACAGCTCGGCATCGTCTCCCACGACTTGCAGCGCGATTATATGCGTTCCGTCCGGGGCGGGGAGGTGATCCTTTCCGGATTTTATTCGAGCATCGGCCTCTACGGCCATCAGGCGTTCAACGACGCGCAGCGGAAGCGGGCGGAAGAGGTGATGGACCGGCTTGGGATTGCGGCGTTGCAGGAGCGGCGGTTCGCCGAGATATCGGCCGGCGAGCAGCGGCGCTTTCTGCTCGGCCGCGCGCTTGTGCACGATCCGGGGGCGCTGGTCCTCGACGAGCCGACGAGCGGCCTCGACCTGCGCGCCTGCTTTCAATATCTCGACCTGGTCCGGGATCTGATCCGGCGGGGAAAAACGATGCTCCTCGTGACCCATCACCTCCACGAGATCCCCCCCGAGGTGGAGCGGGTCATTCTCCTCAAAACGGGGAAGGTGATCGCCGATGGAAAGAAAGCGGATCTGCTCACCGGCGAGCGGCTGACCGCGCTGTTCGACACACCGGTCAGACTCGCGCAGGCGAATGGCTGGTATCAGGCCCTTCCGGCATGGTAG
- a CDS encoding peptidylprolyl isomerase, whose amino-acid sequence MRRIFLAFFFISLGLIIGCGGGGGGSSSGGNSNPSAKIETTLGEIVIELFEDEAPIAVANFIGLAEGTKPPATEPFYDGVIFHRVIPGFMIQGGDPTGTGSGGPGYTFEDEFSSGLKFDRVGRVGMANSGPDTNGSQFFILDGAPQSHLNDKHTIFGQVTSGQSVVNAIANVPRDSSDRPATPVVMTKVTIIRP is encoded by the coding sequence ATGCGGCGTATTTTTTTGGCTTTCTTTTTCATCTCTCTTGGCTTGATCATCGGATGCGGCGGCGGGGGCGGCGGTTCATCGAGCGGCGGAAATTCGAACCCTTCGGCGAAAATCGAAACGACCCTGGGAGAGATCGTGATCGAGCTCTTCGAGGACGAAGCGCCGATCGCAGTCGCCAATTTTATCGGCCTCGCCGAGGGGACCAAACCCCCGGCGACGGAGCCGTTTTACGACGGGGTTATTTTCCACCGGGTGATTCCCGGTTTTATGATTCAGGGGGGTGATCCGACCGGGACCGGCAGCGGCGGCCCCGGCTACACGTTTGAAGACGAGTTTTCTTCCGGTTTGAAATTCGACCGGGTCGGGCGGGTCGGCATGGCCAATTCGGGTCCGGACACCAACGGAAGTCAGTTTTTTATTTTAGACGGCGCGCCCCAGTCCCATCTTAATGACAAGCATACGATTTTCGGCCAGGTGACCTCGGGACAATCGGTCGTGAACGCGATTGCAAATGTCCCCCGGGATTCCAGTGACAGGCCGGCCACCCCGGTGGTCATGACCAAGGTAACGATCATTCGGCCTTAA
- a CDS encoding DEAD/DEAH box helicase → MPFEGLGLHPYLVKAIRDLGYTRPTPIQAEAIPAALSGKDLIGGAQTGTGKTAAFLLPVLQRMILSPSKGRTRALALTPTRELAVQVADHLSELAKQTPIRSIAIYGGVPMGPQTKALRSGVDVVIATPGRLLDHLRRGSAKLDQLEVLILDEADRMLDMGFLPDIRTIVKSIPKQRQTMLFSATLPHEIVKLSQEMMRDPVRIKLGGDEKTPVGIRHAAYPVPQHLKTQLLLTLLRDAAMSSVLVFTRTKHGADRLAQVLEREGFKTGRLHANRTQSQRLASLNAFRSGQLQVLVATDIAARGIDVEKISHVINFDLPSTSEAYIHRVGRTARAEAVGDAFTLVSQEEERALRAIEKTLGPALPRVKLPDFNYRALPGARSHAPAGVDHTKRPDRAKRPEEKGREEKKWKPQGKRPFWERSSRFGDKKRAIGGKRKKR, encoded by the coding sequence ATGCCGTTTGAAGGATTGGGATTACACCCCTATTTAGTCAAAGCGATTCGGGATCTGGGATACACCCGCCCGACGCCGATTCAGGCCGAAGCGATCCCGGCCGCGTTGAGCGGGAAAGATCTCATCGGCGGGGCGCAGACAGGCACCGGGAAAACCGCCGCCTTTCTCCTGCCGGTCTTGCAACGAATGATCCTCTCCCCTTCAAAAGGGAGGACGCGGGCTCTGGCGCTCACCCCGACCCGGGAGCTGGCCGTGCAGGTTGCCGATCATCTTTCCGAATTGGCGAAACAGACCCCGATTCGATCGATCGCCATTTACGGCGGCGTCCCGATGGGGCCCCAGACCAAAGCGCTTCGCTCCGGGGTCGACGTGGTGATCGCCACCCCCGGGCGTCTGCTCGATCATCTTCGCCGCGGCAGCGCCAAGCTCGATCAGCTGGAAGTACTGATCCTGGACGAGGCCGACCGGATGCTCGATATGGGGTTTTTGCCCGATATCCGGACGATCGTCAAGTCGATCCCCAAACAAAGGCAGACGATGCTCTTCTCGGCCACGCTGCCGCATGAGATCGTGAAGCTGTCGCAAGAAATGATGCGCGATCCGGTCAGGATCAAATTGGGCGGGGATGAAAAAACGCCGGTCGGCATCCGCCACGCCGCCTATCCGGTTCCGCAGCATCTGAAAACCCAGCTCCTCCTGACCCTTCTCCGCGATGCGGCGATGTCGTCGGTTCTCGTCTTCACCCGGACGAAACATGGCGCAGACCGCCTGGCGCAGGTGCTCGAACGGGAGGGATTTAAAACCGGCCGGCTCCACGCCAACCGGACGCAGTCTCAGCGGCTCGCTTCCCTCAATGCTTTTCGATCGGGACAGTTGCAGGTTTTGGTGGCGACCGACATCGCCGCCAGAGGGATCGATGTCGAGAAAATCTCGCATGTGATCAACTTCGATCTTCCCAGTACGTCAGAAGCCTACATCCATCGGGTCGGCCGAACGGCCCGGGCCGAAGCGGTCGGAGACGCCTTCACCCTTGTGTCTCAAGAGGAAGAAAGAGCGCTCCGCGCGATTGAAAAGACCCTGGGACCGGCCCTTCCCAGGGTTAAGCTTCCCGACTTTAACTACCGCGCCCTTCCCGGGGCGAGAAGCCACGCCCCTGCGGGGGTCGACCACACAAAACGGCCGGACCGCGCCAAACGGCCCGAAGAAAAGGGCCGCGAAGAAAAAAAGTGGAAACCGCAGGGCAAACGTCCCTTCTGGGAACGCTCCTCCCGGTTTGGGGACAAAAAGCGTGCGATCGGCGGAAAGAGAAAGAAGAGATAA
- a CDS encoding cold-shock protein: MVNGKVKWFNGSKGYGFITRNDGEADVFVHFSAIAGDGYKSLEEGNEVEFEVTQGQKGPQATNVRLVS; encoded by the coding sequence ATGGTTAATGGCAAAGTGAAGTGGTTTAATGGCAGCAAGGGTTACGGATTTATCACGCGTAATGATGGAGAAGCGGATGTGTTCGTCCATTTTTCCGCCATCGCCGGAGACGGCTACAAATCCCTCGAAGAGGGAAATGAAGTCGAATTCGAAGTGACCCAAGGCCAGAAAGGCCCACAAGCCACCAACGTGAGACTCGTTTCCTAA
- a CDS encoding nuclear transport factor 2 family protein: MRSRFFPGVWIVFAVLAPTGAWAENTAQEAANKKMVLEFYDRVLNQKDADAAAEYIGQKYIQHNPMVPDGIEALQAFVRKNKAEFPNARYEVKRAFADGDYVILHVHAKRSPEERGAAIVDIFRLEKGKIVEHWDVIQPIPEKTANPNGMF, encoded by the coding sequence ATGCGTTCGAGATTTTTTCCCGGAGTATGGATCGTCTTCGCCGTTCTCGCCCCGACCGGGGCATGGGCCGAGAACACGGCGCAGGAGGCGGCCAACAAGAAAATGGTGCTCGAATTCTACGACCGTGTGCTGAACCAAAAAGACGCCGACGCCGCTGCCGAATACATCGGTCAGAAATACATCCAGCATAATCCGATGGTTCCAGACGGGATCGAAGCGCTGCAGGCGTTCGTCCGGAAGAACAAAGCGGAGTTCCCGAACGCCCGCTATGAGGTCAAACGCGCCTTCGCGGATGGCGATTACGTCATCCTCCATGTCCATGCCAAACGATCGCCGGAAGAGCGGGGGGCCGCCATCGTCGATATCTTCCGTCTCGAAAAGGGGAAGATCGTGGAGCATTGGGACGTCATTCAGCCGATTCCGGAAAAGACGGCGAACCCGAACGGAATGTTCTGA
- a CDS encoding B12-binding domain-containing radical SAM protein, translated as MGFPPIGIMSLSAVLKEAGHECVMFDQANPETPNEVIIEEIRRQRPHLVGMSFLSTTSYPYAKIMARQIRAVDSTVRLAFGGVFASLNAGLVKMQCPEVDFVCRGDGEQLILDLVSNLDNPEGVLGLTWAKEGRVINNPNRETERHLDQWPFPDRESLPLDFIESMPLDVPAVLSMERFTTMQTSRGCPWPCVFCDIPIFNDGKWRFRSAEHVVKEFKYLQELGYGAVYFVDDHFLLKAKRIEAICQGLIDEKITIEWGVEGRVDSVCQHLFPIMAKAHCRTIMFGIESGSQKILDRLKKEQTLEEVESAVTTAKKAGIEIVHGFFVVGSPGETVEDMRATFDFASRLRLDTFGFNRLCVYRGTPLWKEYVERGLVNDAADWYKYFKCSEIDPTCLPGPVINDERTAGLRRLFVYKLTHYPIQILTLLRRFLRFMPLRDVLYLIVKPFLGKKKGQTKAEVMSRAVEHGALKDAAAQLTMVDDDVLERVIEESKAERLRIQQEAERAAAAPRA; from the coding sequence ATGGGATTTCCCCCCATCGGGATTATGTCGCTCTCCGCCGTGCTCAAGGAAGCCGGCCACGAGTGCGTCATGTTCGATCAGGCCAATCCGGAAACCCCCAACGAAGTCATCATTGAGGAAATCCGCCGGCAGAGACCTCACCTTGTCGGGATGAGCTTTCTCAGCACCACCAGCTATCCCTACGCAAAGATCATGGCGCGCCAGATCCGCGCCGTCGATTCGACCGTCCGCCTCGCCTTCGGCGGCGTCTTCGCCTCCCTCAACGCGGGACTGGTGAAGATGCAATGTCCCGAGGTCGACTTCGTCTGCCGGGGCGACGGCGAGCAGCTGATTCTTGATCTGGTGTCAAACCTGGACAATCCCGAGGGGGTGTTGGGGTTGACCTGGGCGAAAGAGGGACGGGTGATCAACAATCCGAACCGGGAGACGGAGCGCCATCTCGATCAATGGCCGTTCCCCGACCGCGAGAGCCTGCCGCTCGACTTTATCGAGTCGATGCCGCTCGACGTGCCGGCGGTCCTCTCGATGGAACGCTTCACGACGATGCAGACCTCGCGCGGCTGTCCCTGGCCGTGCGTCTTTTGCGACATTCCGATCTTCAACGACGGCAAGTGGCGCTTCCGCAGCGCGGAGCATGTGGTGAAGGAGTTCAAGTACCTTCAGGAGCTCGGCTACGGGGCGGTCTACTTCGTCGACGATCATTTTCTGCTGAAGGCGAAGCGGATCGAGGCGATCTGCCAGGGCCTCATCGACGAGAAAATCACCATCGAGTGGGGGGTGGAGGGGCGGGTCGATTCGGTCTGCCAGCACCTCTTCCCCATCATGGCCAAGGCGCATTGCCGGACGATCATGTTCGGGATCGAGAGCGGCAGCCAGAAGATCCTCGACCGACTAAAGAAGGAACAAACGCTCGAAGAGGTCGAGTCGGCGGTGACGACCGCCAAGAAGGCCGGGATCGAGATCGTCCACGGCTTCTTCGTCGTCGGCAGCCCGGGCGAGACGGTGGAGGATATGCGGGCGACGTTTGATTTTGCGTCGCGGCTTCGGTTGGACACCTTCGGCTTCAACCGCCTCTGCGTCTACCGCGGGACACCGTTGTGGAAGGAATATGTCGAGCGCGGGCTGGTCAACGACGCCGCCGATTGGTATAAGTACTTCAAATGCTCCGAGATCGATCCGACCTGTCTGCCCGGCCCGGTGATCAACGACGAGCGGACCGCCGGCCTGCGTCGGCTCTTTGTTTACAAGCTGACCCATTACCCGATCCAGATCCTCACCCTGCTCCGCCGCTTCTTGCGCTTTATGCCGCTGCGTGATGTCCTCTATCTGATCGTCAAGCCGTTCCTCGGGAAAAAGAAAGGACAGACCAAGGCCGAAGTGATGTCGCGCGCGGTGGAACATGGCGCGCTGAAAGACGCGGCGGCGCAGCTCACGATGGTCGACGACGATGTCCTGGAGCGGGTGATTGAGGAATCGAAGGCCGAGCGCCTCCGGATACAGCAAGAAGCCGAACGCGCCGCGGCCGCCCCCCGCGCCTGA
- a CDS encoding VOC family protein, with amino-acid sequence MIQSIAFTMYPVADMARSRKFYEEVLGLKVSSTFGEQWIEYDLGGNTFAITSMNIGRTPGAKGASVGFEVSDFEAFTKGLKEKSVKFILDNYETPVCRMSVIEDPDQNHITIHKLHKG; translated from the coding sequence ATGATCCAATCGATCGCATTCACCATGTACCCCGTCGCCGATATGGCGCGTTCCAGAAAATTTTATGAAGAGGTGCTCGGCCTGAAAGTCAGTTCCACCTTCGGGGAGCAGTGGATCGAGTACGACCTGGGAGGGAACACCTTTGCGATCACCAGCATGAACATCGGCCGCACCCCGGGCGCCAAGGGGGCGAGCGTCGGATTCGAGGTGAGCGATTTCGAGGCATTTACGAAAGGTCTCAAAGAAAAATCGGTGAAGTTTATTCTGGATAATTACGAAACGCCGGTCTGCCGGATGTCGGTGATCGAAGACCCCGACCAGAACCATATCACGATCCACAAACTGCACAAGGGATAA
- a CDS encoding patatin-like phospholipase family protein translates to MREHKEIVRIVAFIALFLFSQTGCAHHLVNDRLAEYQPDAGYRFKNLTDDGNSDALFVAVAFSGGGTRAAALSYGVMKALSETEIAWQGKTKRLVEEIDLISTISGGSFTGGYYALFGDRIFTDFERKFLKRDIEGELTGLLRRPTNWFRLASFHFDRIDLAAEHYHRTVFEEKTFGDLLARNRRPFVVINATNMSLGDRFEFTQDQFDFLGSDLSSYPVARAVAASSAFPFLLSPITLNNHPAPSNYRTPPWVENAMEDYELNRRRFMRAKMLKTYEDKDGHPYTHLLDGGLADNIGLRHVIDSVRDGGIRQMMNQEKIEKFVAVIVNAKTSPPQEIDQKEDAPHLLDVAVKTATISMDNYSFETIELMKDVKEAREQAQRAIEDCQGLLAESCPLAPRLPALKQMDFYIIEVSFESIDDPKEREWFLSLPTNFSLKPAVVDRLIEKGGALLKNSEEFQRLIEELPQ, encoded by the coding sequence TTGAGAGAGCATAAAGAGATCGTCCGGATCGTTGCCTTCATCGCTTTGTTTCTCTTTTCCCAAACCGGCTGCGCCCACCACCTGGTGAACGACCGGCTTGCCGAGTATCAGCCCGACGCGGGCTACCGCTTCAAGAACCTGACCGACGACGGCAACAGCGACGCCCTCTTCGTCGCGGTCGCCTTTTCCGGGGGAGGGACCCGGGCGGCGGCGCTCTCTTACGGCGTGATGAAAGCGTTGTCGGAAACCGAGATCGCCTGGCAGGGAAAGACGAAGCGGCTGGTCGAGGAGATCGATCTGATCTCGACCATCTCGGGCGGCTCTTTCACCGGAGGGTATTACGCCCTCTTCGGAGACCGGATCTTCACCGATTTCGAGCGGAAGTTCCTGAAGCGGGACATCGAAGGGGAGTTGACAGGCCTGCTGCGGCGGCCGACCAATTGGTTCCGCCTCGCCTCTTTCCATTTCGACCGGATCGACCTCGCCGCCGAACACTACCACCGGACCGTCTTCGAAGAGAAAACCTTCGGCGATCTGCTCGCCCGCAACCGCCGTCCCTTCGTCGTGATCAACGCCACCAACATGTCTCTGGGGGACCGGTTCGAGTTCACACAGGACCAGTTCGACTTTTTAGGCTCGGATCTCTCCTCCTACCCCGTGGCGCGGGCGGTGGCCGCCTCCTCCGCCTTTCCGTTTCTCCTCAGCCCGATCACCCTGAACAACCACCCGGCGCCGTCCAACTATCGGACCCCTCCCTGGGTGGAAAACGCCATGGAGGATTATGAGCTCAATCGCCGCCGGTTCATGCGGGCCAAGATGTTGAAGACATATGAAGACAAAGACGGGCATCCCTACACCCATCTGCTCGACGGGGGGTTGGCCGACAACATCGGGCTGCGGCATGTGATCGATTCGGTCCGGGACGGAGGAATCCGTCAGATGATGAATCAAGAGAAGATCGAGAAATTCGTCGCCGTCATCGTCAACGCGAAAACGAGTCCGCCCCAGGAGATCGATCAAAAAGAAGACGCCCCCCATCTACTGGACGTGGCGGTGAAGACGGCGACGATTTCGATGGACAACTACTCGTTTGAAACGATCGAGCTGATGAAAGATGTGAAAGAAGCGCGGGAGCAGGCGCAGCGAGCGATTGAAGATTGCCAGGGGCTTCTCGCGGAGAGCTGTCCCCTGGCGCCCCGCCTTCCCGCGTTGAAGCAGATGGATTTTTACATTATCGAGGTCAGCTTTGAGAGCATCGACGATCCGAAAGAGCGCGAATGGTTCTTAAGCCTTCCGACCAATTTTTCCCTGAAGCCGGCCGTTGTCGACAGGTTGATTGAAAAGGGGGGCGCGTTGCTTAAAAATTCGGAAGAGTTCCAACGCCTGATTGAAGAGCTTCCCCAATAG
- a CDS encoding HAD-IIA family hydrolase, with translation MNPPAHKLLKSFLIDMDGVLVRGPNLIPGADVFIERLKSEGRKFLVFTNNSLRTPKDLSHRLKKIGLQVGADHIYTSALATARFLNSQRPKGTAFVIGESGLMEALHDVGYVVTDLQPDYVVVGDTDFYDHPRITQAVRLVHNGARLIATNPDVTGPAEAGIVPATGALVALIEKATGHQAYFVGKPNPLMMRTALHQIGEHSENAVMVGDRMDTDVVAGIESGLETILVLTGVTRREDVDRYPYRPTRIVESISAIEL, from the coding sequence ATGAATCCGCCGGCGCATAAGTTATTGAAAAGTTTTCTGATCGACATGGACGGGGTGCTCGTTCGGGGGCCGAACCTGATTCCCGGCGCCGATGTCTTCATCGAGCGGCTGAAATCGGAAGGGCGGAAATTCTTGGTCTTCACCAACAACTCGCTTCGCACGCCGAAGGACCTGTCGCACCGGCTGAAGAAAATCGGCCTTCAGGTCGGGGCCGATCATATCTACACCTCCGCGTTGGCGACGGCCCGTTTTCTCAACAGCCAGCGGCCGAAGGGGACGGCCTTCGTCATCGGCGAATCGGGGTTGATGGAGGCGCTCCACGATGTGGGGTATGTGGTGACCGATTTACAGCCCGACTATGTCGTGGTGGGAGACACCGACTTTTACGACCACCCGCGGATTACGCAGGCGGTCCGGCTGGTTCATAACGGGGCGCGATTGATCGCAACGAACCCCGATGTGACCGGACCGGCCGAGGCCGGGATCGTCCCCGCCACCGGGGCGCTGGTCGCGCTGATCGAGAAGGCGACCGGACATCAAGCCTACTTCGTCGGAAAGCCGAATCCGCTGATGATGCGGACCGCGCTTCACCAGATCGGGGAACATTCGGAGAACGCCGTGATGGTGGGAGACCGGATGGACACCGACGTGGTCGCCGGAATCGAGAGCGGGCTGGAGACGATACTCGTCTTAACGGGGGTCACGCGGCGCGAAGATGTCGACCGGTATCCCTACCGTCCGACCCGAATCGTCGAATCGATCAGCGCGATCGAATTGTGA
- a CDS encoding tetratricopeptide repeat protein, which produces MVLIKRSGLAAVFMLFIVALLVPGAWADEKKVFPALEAPAGSPGAGHNAEGIEHYNQGHWDVAAKHFQAAAKADDKLAQARYNLALALDQMGKHKEATEQFDHAAHLAPKDPAIAESPILKGHLKGMKKH; this is translated from the coding sequence ATGGTATTGATCAAGCGAAGCGGTTTGGCGGCGGTTTTCATGCTCTTCATCGTCGCACTTCTGGTCCCCGGGGCCTGGGCCGATGAAAAGAAGGTCTTCCCTGCTCTGGAAGCCCCGGCAGGCTCGCCGGGCGCCGGACACAACGCGGAAGGGATTGAACATTACAATCAGGGACATTGGGATGTGGCGGCGAAACATTTCCAGGCGGCGGCAAAGGCCGACGACAAGCTCGCCCAGGCCCGTTACAACTTGGCCTTAGCGCTCGACCAGATGGGAAAGCACAAAGAGGCCACGGAGCAATTCGATCATGCGGCGCATCTCGCCCCGAAGGATCCGGCCATCGCCGAATCCCCGATCCTCAAAGGCCACCTGAAAGGGATGAAAAAGCATTAA
- a CDS encoding tyrosinase family protein gives MRYRKNITCLSADELHDLREALAGMYALPASNPNSFAKLAGFHGGPPTAYCRHGAPGFFTWHRAYLMAFENALRSIRCDVTLPFWDWSSGPTTGVPEPCRHPTYVNRSGATVANPLYSGTRSGGGKTARRADIDTTAYDDLAATAQTALTAATFTSFQNQINGVHGSVHVRTGGDMGSVPTASYDPIFYLHHANVDRLWAQWQASHPGALPASEATFALEPFNRPFTLQWQTGTDVESTAALGYQYRRFCLIFPPIRIWELVAIEWPWTIREQMTSARLLIKSTQMQKRPMEIRAFLNQPEANAGTKTAGNPAFAGAVGFLGHGEGTRHDHSTEACRECAQLGHTHKHADHAHDHSDHPHSEQAGRGGEERMDVEIDLTRALRGGDRKNEKVSLKLVAVDIHGNEAAAGEVAVEEMELVVE, from the coding sequence ATGCGTTACCGAAAAAATATCACCTGCCTGAGCGCCGACGAACTACACGACCTTCGGGAGGCCCTCGCCGGGATGTATGCGCTGCCGGCGTCCAATCCGAACAGCTTCGCCAAACTGGCCGGCTTTCACGGCGGCCCGCCGACCGCTTATTGCCGCCACGGCGCGCCGGGCTTCTTCACCTGGCATCGGGCTTATCTGATGGCGTTCGAGAACGCCCTCCGGTCGATCCGCTGTGATGTCACCCTCCCGTTCTGGGATTGGTCCTCGGGCCCGACGACCGGGGTGCCGGAGCCGTGCCGCCATCCGACGTATGTGAACCGCTCGGGCGCCACGGTGGCGAACCCGCTCTACAGCGGAACGCGCTCGGGCGGGGGCAAGACGGCGCGCCGGGCCGATATCGATACCACCGCCTATGATGATCTGGCGGCCACGGCCCAGACGGCGCTGACGGCGGCGACCTTTACCTCCTTCCAGAACCAGATCAACGGCGTCCACGGCTCGGTGCATGTTCGCACCGGCGGCGACATGGGCTCGGTGCCGACGGCGTCGTACGACCCGATCTTCTATCTGCATCATGCAAATGTCGATCGGCTCTGGGCGCAGTGGCAGGCGAGCCATCCGGGGGCGCTGCCGGCCTCCGAAGCGACGTTCGCCCTCGAACCGTTCAACCGCCCCTTCACCCTTCAGTGGCAGACCGGCACCGACGTCGAATCGACGGCGGCGCTCGGCTATCAGTATCGCCGCTTCTGTCTGATCTTCCCGCCGATCCGGATTTGGGAGCTGGTCGCGATCGAATGGCCCTGGACGATCCGGGAGCAGATGACGTCGGCCCGCCTGTTGATCAAGAGCACACAGATGCAGAAGAGGCCGATGGAGATCCGAGCGTTTCTCAACCAGCCGGAGGCGAATGCCGGGACGAAAACCGCCGGTAATCCGGCCTTCGCCGGCGCGGTCGGATTCCTCGGCCATGGCGAGGGGACGCGGCACGATCATTCGACGGAAGCATGCCGGGAGTGCGCCCAGCTTGGGCACACGCACAAACATGCCGATCATGCCCACGATCATTCGGACCATCCTCATTCCGAGCAAGCGGGGAGAGGGGGGGAAGAACGGATGGATGTGGAGATCGATTTGACCCGTGCGCTTCGAGGGGGGGACCGCAAGAACGAGAAGGTGTCGCTGAAGCTGGTGGCCGTCGACATCCACGGCAATGAGGCGGCCGCGGGAGAGGTCGCTGTCGAGGAGATGGAACTCGTCGTGGAATAG